From one Butyricimonas faecihominis genomic stretch:
- a CDS encoding ABC transporter ATP-binding protein yields MDVAIVKVENLSHRYSSQWAIQDISFEINQTGVLGLLGSNGAGKSTTMNIMCGVLKQTKGEVYINGVSLRDNPVEAKKHIGFLPQKPPLHLDLNVDEYLTHCAYLRSVEPKHIKAAVEKAKDKCGIMHFSKRLVRNLSGGYQQRLGIAQAIVHDPKFVVLDEPTNGLDPNQIVEIRNLVKEIAVDRAVMLSTHILPEVQMTCDQIRMIESGHMVFAGTMDEFNNYIKPDSLVVLMDAPPSENELRAIPGIVGVENLTNKRFRLHFDTMDAISEKVIEASVANGWHLQEINMEKSSLDVIFAKLSGKKIN; encoded by the coding sequence ATGGATGTCGCTATTGTAAAAGTAGAAAATCTTTCTCATCGCTATAGTTCCCAGTGGGCTATACAGGATATTAGTTTTGAGATTAACCAGACGGGAGTCCTTGGATTATTGGGCTCGAATGGAGCCGGGAAATCGACCACGATGAATATCATGTGTGGCGTGTTGAAACAGACGAAGGGAGAAGTGTATATTAATGGTGTGAGTTTGCGGGATAACCCGGTGGAGGCGAAGAAGCATATCGGTTTTTTGCCGCAGAAACCGCCTTTACATCTGGATTTGAATGTGGATGAGTATTTAACACATTGTGCTTATTTGCGTTCCGTGGAGCCCAAGCATATCAAAGCTGCCGTGGAGAAGGCGAAGGATAAATGTGGAATTATGCATTTCAGCAAGCGTTTGGTACGTAATCTTTCCGGGGGATACCAGCAGCGTTTGGGAATAGCGCAGGCTATCGTGCATGATCCGAAATTCGTGGTGTTGGATGAACCAACGAACGGGTTAGATCCCAACCAGATCGTGGAGATCCGGAATTTGGTAAAGGAGATTGCCGTGGATCGGGCCGTGATGCTTTCCACGCATATTTTGCCGGAGGTGCAAATGACTTGCGATCAGATCCGGATGATTGAGTCCGGGCATATGGTGTTTGCGGGGACGATGGATGAATTTAATAATTACATCAAACCGGATTCGTTAGTCGTGTTGATGGATGCTCCGCCAAGTGAAAACGAACTGCGGGCTATTCCGGGAATTGTGGGTGTGGAAAATTTGACAAACAAGCGCTTCCGTTTGCACTTTGACACAATGGATGCTATTTCGGAAAAAGTGATCGAAGCGAGCGTGGCTAACGGATGGCATTTGCAAGAGATCAATATGGAAAAGAGTTCCTTGGATGTGATCTTTGCTAAATTATCGGGTAAAAAAATCAATTAA
- a CDS encoding Gldg family protein: MRKIYRIARTELQTLFYSPIAWLILIVFTFQTCMVFVQEMEGYVRSQALGYGVYSVTSRLYASWTGVFSNVQNYLYLYMPLLTMGLMSRELSSGSIKLLYSSPVTSWQIIFGKYLAMVIYGLVLIGILCVMIIFNLFTIENMDYGLVFTGLLGIYLLICAYAAIGLFMSCLTSYQVVAAIGTLALLAALNFVGGMWQGIDLIRDITYWLSISGRADELIAGLICSEDVLYFVIVIAVFLGFSILKLQSGKQRTTWYMTLSKYVGVFLIAIFLGYLSSRPALKFFHDSTATKIKTLTKSSQDIMNKMTGDLTITTYVNLLEDNCWSGLPVSRNGDIGRFAQYIRFKPDIKMKYVYYYDRTYNHAALQQRYPGLSDEEIVEKLCETMNLNPKMFMKPEEFHKIIDLSDEYNRFIRVLERGSGEKTFLRVYEDNQKHPHEREISAAMKRLVMDLPKVGFVQGHGMRDIWKTGDLDYYNFAHNKIFRYSLLNQGFDVTALTLDQDVPEDVNVLVIAEMKTPFSDEELERLNRYVERGGNLLIAGDAERQEVMNPVVAPFGVKFLPGRLVQSGEHVANLIVGNVTRESCDLNYMFRDMFHVYTVTMPDAVALECDTTKGFTATPLLVTKNKGSWIEYKTTDFVDDKAELNPEDGEVEQANLTALALNRKVGDKDQKIIILGDADCISNGEISRQRSNIIASNYSFINAMFFWLSDNEVPIDVRRQPAKDNAVHVSMDGMSVVKVGFLGVLPILLLLCSVFIWVRRRGK; the protein is encoded by the coding sequence ATGAGAAAAATATATAGAATAGCAAGAACGGAATTGCAAACCTTGTTCTATTCCCCTATAGCTTGGTTAATTCTTATCGTGTTCACCTTCCAGACTTGTATGGTTTTCGTGCAGGAAATGGAAGGATATGTAAGGTCTCAAGCCCTTGGTTACGGAGTGTATAGTGTTACTTCCCGCTTGTATGCGAGCTGGACGGGTGTATTCTCGAATGTCCAGAATTACCTGTATCTTTATATGCCATTGCTGACGATGGGGTTGATGAGCCGAGAGTTAAGTAGTGGTTCGATAAAGTTATTGTATTCGTCTCCGGTTACCAGTTGGCAGATTATTTTCGGGAAGTATTTGGCTATGGTGATTTATGGGTTAGTGTTGATTGGTATTTTGTGTGTGATGATCATATTCAATTTGTTTACGATTGAAAATATGGATTATGGGTTAGTCTTTACTGGATTACTGGGAATTTACTTGCTGATTTGTGCTTATGCGGCAATTGGGTTGTTTATGTCCTGTCTAACTTCTTACCAGGTGGTTGCAGCTATCGGTACATTGGCCTTATTGGCAGCACTGAATTTTGTTGGCGGGATGTGGCAAGGGATTGATTTGATACGTGATATTACGTATTGGCTTTCTATATCCGGTCGTGCGGATGAGTTGATTGCCGGGTTGATTTGTAGTGAAGATGTGTTGTATTTTGTCATTGTTATAGCTGTCTTTTTAGGTTTTAGCATACTTAAATTACAATCCGGAAAACAGAGGACAACTTGGTATATGACATTAAGTAAATATGTCGGTGTTTTCTTGATTGCGATATTTCTGGGTTATTTGAGTTCTCGTCCGGCGTTGAAATTCTTCCATGATTCTACAGCCACGAAAATAAAGACTTTGACTAAAAGTAGTCAGGATATCATGAATAAGATGACCGGTGATCTGACGATAACGACTTACGTGAATTTGTTGGAAGATAATTGTTGGTCGGGACTTCCGGTTAGCCGGAATGGGGATATTGGGCGCTTCGCACAATATATTCGTTTTAAACCGGATATTAAAATGAAGTATGTGTATTACTATGACCGGACTTATAATCATGCGGCATTGCAACAGCGTTATCCGGGATTGAGTGATGAAGAGATTGTGGAAAAATTGTGCGAGACGATGAATCTGAATCCGAAGATGTTTATGAAACCGGAAGAGTTTCATAAGATTATAGATTTGTCGGATGAGTACAATCGTTTTATCCGTGTGTTAGAGCGAGGCAGCGGGGAGAAAACTTTTTTACGGGTATATGAAGATAATCAGAAACATCCGCATGAACGAGAGATTTCTGCGGCGATGAAACGTTTGGTGATGGATTTGCCGAAAGTCGGTTTTGTGCAAGGACACGGGATGCGTGATATATGGAAAACAGGGGATTTGGATTATTATAATTTTGCTCATAATAAGATATTCCGTTACTCGTTGTTGAATCAAGGTTTTGATGTGACAGCCTTGACATTGGATCAGGATGTTCCGGAAGATGTGAATGTGTTGGTTATTGCCGAGATGAAGACCCCGTTCTCAGATGAAGAATTGGAACGTTTGAACAGGTATGTTGAGAGAGGGGGTAATTTGTTGATCGCGGGTGATGCCGAGAGGCAAGAGGTTATGAATCCCGTGGTGGCTCCATTCGGAGTGAAGTTCCTACCCGGTCGTTTGGTACAATCGGGGGAACATGTAGCTAATTTGATCGTGGGGAACGTGACGCGGGAAAGTTGTGATTTAAACTATATGTTTAGAGATATGTTCCATGTTTACACTGTTACAATGCCGGATGCGGTGGCTTTGGAATGTGACACTACTAAAGGATTTACAGCAACCCCTCTGTTGGTGACTAAAAATAAAGGAAGCTGGATCGAATATAAGACGACGGATTTCGTGGATGACAAAGCCGAGTTGAATCCGGAAGACGGGGAAGTAGAACAAGCCAATTTGACGGCTTTGGCGTTGAATCGTAAAGTTGGGGATAAAGATCAGAAAATCATTATTCTTGGTGATGCGGATTGTATCAGCAACGGAGAGATCAGCCGTCAGAGGTCGAATATAATAGCATCCAACTATTCTTTTATAAATGCGATGTTCTTCTGGTTGTCTGATAATGAAGTACCTATCGATGTTCGTCGGCAACCGGCTAAGGATAATGCCGTACACGTGAGTATGGACGGAATGTCAGTGGTGAAGGTTGGATTCTTGGGAGTATTGCCTATCTTGTTGTTACTATGTAGCGTGTTCATTTGGGTGAGAAGAAGAGGAAAGTAA
- a CDS encoding M20/M25/M40 family metallo-hydrolase, giving the protein MRYWILILLVGWCCSVKAQYGKMSKEIMDVFHSISSDEIMEYVHELCKKEYNGRLAGTGEYMKCAFWCAEQLCDFGLEPAGDDGSYLQHFRMPTTSLIDCRLKKVGNEQEYVFPRDFYPGMNSDSGKVENAEVVYAGYGITAPEYGYDDYEGIDVKGKIVIIERGIPYRDKDEKKRFDLYMRYASESYKLPQALKKGAAAVLLVGKLAHTGIAFSKGMIYTHVDPSMVDELVTKAGYTRDGLKKQISEKQKPCSFNTGCRLNMDVVTRHYPYATTCNVIGVIKGVDTTSSIVLGAHLDHLGNNGLIFPGALDNASGVALQLAVAKALAASGIKPEKNIVFAFFGAEERGIKGAIHYLNHPTFPLDKTMCMLNIDMVGNGNGLSVWGAESFPAVAKIFAEVNDRWLHREFEVTPYERAVSYSQADGDEFSKRGIPALYIATTEELKPMYYHDPRDQAETLTPEIMEDAVRMLFLALPEIVKIKGVLREK; this is encoded by the coding sequence ATGAGATATTGGATTTTGATTTTATTGGTCGGTTGGTGTTGTTCGGTGAAAGCCCAATACGGAAAGATGTCCAAGGAGATAATGGATGTGTTTCACTCCATTTCAAGTGATGAAATCATGGAATATGTTCATGAGTTATGCAAGAAAGAATATAACGGACGGCTTGCCGGAACGGGAGAATATATGAAATGTGCTTTTTGGTGCGCAGAACAATTGTGTGATTTCGGGTTAGAACCTGCGGGGGATGATGGTTCTTATTTACAACATTTTCGGATGCCTACGACGAGTTTGATCGATTGTAGATTGAAAAAAGTGGGAAATGAACAAGAATATGTCTTCCCGCGGGATTTTTATCCGGGGATGAACTCGGATTCGGGGAAGGTGGAAAATGCAGAAGTGGTATATGCTGGGTATGGAATCACGGCCCCAGAATACGGGTATGACGATTACGAGGGGATAGATGTAAAAGGAAAGATTGTGATCATTGAACGGGGCATACCATACCGGGATAAGGATGAAAAGAAACGTTTTGATCTTTATATGCGCTATGCTTCCGAGAGTTATAAATTGCCTCAGGCTTTGAAGAAAGGTGCGGCAGCGGTGTTGTTGGTTGGAAAACTGGCACACACGGGAATCGCTTTTTCGAAAGGAATGATTTATACCCACGTGGATCCTTCCATGGTGGATGAGTTGGTTACAAAAGCCGGGTATACGCGGGACGGGTTGAAAAAACAGATCAGTGAGAAACAAAAGCCCTGTTCTTTTAATACCGGATGTCGTTTGAATATGGATGTTGTGACTCGTCACTATCCTTATGCGACCACCTGTAACGTGATCGGCGTGATCAAGGGCGTGGATACGACTTCTTCCATTGTATTGGGGGCACATCTCGATCATTTGGGCAACAATGGACTGATATTTCCCGGTGCTTTGGATAATGCTTCCGGAGTTGCTTTACAATTGGCCGTGGCGAAGGCTTTGGCCGCTAGTGGAATCAAACCGGAGAAGAATATCGTGTTCGCTTTTTTCGGGGCGGAGGAAAGAGGCATAAAAGGAGCGATTCATTATTTGAATCATCCTACGTTTCCACTGGACAAAACCATGTGTATGCTGAACATTGATATGGTTGGAAATGGAAACGGTTTGTCGGTTTGGGGAGCAGAAAGCTTTCCCGCAGTGGCAAAAATATTTGCTGAGGTGAACGATCGATGGTTACATCGGGAATTTGAGGTAACTCCTTACGAGCGGGCCGTGAGTTATTCTCAGGCGGATGGTGATGAATTTTCCAAACGGGGGATTCCGGCCTTATATATTGCCACGACCGAGGAGTTGAAACCGATGTATTATCATGATCCGAGAGATCAGGCTGAAACATTGACTCCTGAAATTATGGAGGATGCGGTCAGAATGTTGTTTCTGGCATTACCGGAGATTGTAAAAATCAAAGGTGTTCTGAGAGAAAAATAG
- a CDS encoding alcohol dehydrogenase: MLAYTYISKGNFKLQEKPLPQIEDSRDAIVRVTLGSICTSDLHIKHGSVPRAVPGITVGHEMVGIVEQTGADVTTVKPGDRVTVNVETFCGECFFCQKGFVNNCTDPHGGWALGCRIDGGQAEYVRVPYADSGLNRIPDTVSDEQALFVGDVLATGFWAARISEITEDDTVLIIGAGPTGICTLLCVMLKNPKRIIVCEKSPERIQFVREHYPDVLITEPETCQKFVLEHSDHGGADVVLEVAGSDDSFHLAWECARPNAIVTVVALYDKPQLLPLPNMYGKNLTFKTGGVDGCDCAEILHLIEEGKIDTTPLLTHRFPLNEIEKAYHIFENKLDGVIKIAITKVHPVF, translated from the coding sequence GAAGATTCACGAGATGCCATTGTTCGCGTCACACTGGGAAGTATTTGCACCAGCGATTTACATATCAAACACGGAAGTGTCCCCCGTGCTGTACCAGGAATTACCGTTGGGCATGAAATGGTGGGTATTGTAGAACAAACAGGAGCTGACGTGACGACCGTAAAGCCCGGAGACCGAGTAACCGTTAACGTGGAAACCTTTTGCGGAGAGTGCTTCTTTTGCCAAAAAGGATTCGTAAACAATTGTACCGATCCTCATGGCGGGTGGGCTTTGGGATGCCGCATTGACGGGGGACAAGCCGAATATGTACGTGTCCCCTATGCCGATAGCGGACTAAACCGTATTCCCGATACGGTTAGTGACGAACAAGCTCTTTTCGTGGGTGATGTACTTGCCACCGGCTTTTGGGCTGCACGTATTTCTGAAATCACGGAAGACGATACGGTATTGATCATCGGAGCCGGACCAACCGGAATATGCACGCTACTTTGTGTAATGTTGAAGAATCCGAAACGAATTATTGTCTGTGAAAAATCCCCCGAAAGGATTCAGTTTGTCCGGGAACACTATCCCGATGTATTAATAACAGAACCGGAAACATGCCAAAAATTTGTCCTTGAGCATAGCGATCATGGCGGGGCTGATGTCGTACTAGAAGTTGCCGGAAGCGATGATTCCTTCCATCTTGCATGGGAGTGTGCCCGCCCTAACGCCATTGTAACCGTGGTTGCGCTCTACGACAAACCGCAACTTTTGCCGTTACCCAATATGTATGGCAAAAATCTCACGTTCAAAACCGGAGGTGTAGATGGTTGCGATTGTGCCGAAATTCTTCACTTGATAGAAGAGGGCAAAATTGATACCACCCCACTTCTCACACACCGTTTTCCATTAAACGAAATCGAAAAAGCCTATCATATATTCGAAAACAAACTTGACGGGGTGATAAAAATAGCTATAACAAAAGTTCATCCGGTATTTTAA